A genome region from Rhodanobacter thiooxydans includes the following:
- the ftsE gene encoding cell division ATP-binding protein FtsE: protein MIQFDQVSKRYEGGHEALSQLSFEVPSGEMAFVTGHSGAGKSTLLKLLGLIERPSHGSISVDGKSLAKIRHSGIPKWRRHLGMVFQDHRLLLDRSVFANVELPLVIGGVARAERARRVRAALEKVGLLAYERQLPATLSTGEQQRVGIARAIVARPALLIADEPTGNLDPQLAVEIMGLFGEFQQLGTTVLIASHDLPLIKRMKRRVIVLDHGRLVADLAAQEVL from the coding sequence GTGATCCAGTTCGATCAAGTCAGCAAACGCTACGAAGGCGGCCATGAGGCGCTCTCGCAGCTTTCCTTCGAGGTGCCCAGTGGCGAGATGGCCTTCGTCACCGGGCACTCCGGCGCCGGCAAGAGCACCCTGCTCAAGCTGCTGGGACTGATCGAGCGGCCGTCGCACGGCAGCATCAGCGTGGACGGCAAGAGCCTGGCGAAGATCCGCCACAGCGGCATCCCGAAGTGGCGTCGGCACCTCGGCATGGTGTTCCAGGACCACCGCCTGCTGCTGGATCGCAGCGTGTTCGCCAACGTCGAGTTGCCGCTGGTGATCGGCGGCGTCGCGCGCGCCGAGCGTGCCCGTCGGGTACGCGCTGCGCTGGAGAAGGTCGGCCTGCTGGCCTACGAGCGGCAACTGCCGGCCACCCTGTCCACGGGCGAACAGCAGCGCGTGGGCATCGCCCGCGCGATCGTGGCGCGCCCGGCGCTGCTGATCGCCGACGAGCCCACCGGCAACCTCGACCCGCAGCTGGCGGTGGAGATCATGGGCCTGTTCGGCGAGTTCCAGCAGCTCGGCACGACCGTGCTGATCGCCAGCCACGACCTGCCGCTGATCAAGCGCATGAAGCGGCGGGTGATCGTGCTCGACCACGGCCGCCTGGTCGCCGACCTGGCTGCGCAGGAGGTGCTGTGA